The Argiope bruennichi chromosome 9, qqArgBrue1.1, whole genome shotgun sequence genome contains a region encoding:
- the LOC129985253 gene encoding adult-specific rigid cuticular protein 15.7-like, with protein MFLLTVLACISLSQASQLLYNAYPYARPYQAGYYVREPHRHEHVEVARDHGGAVAGRYGYLDASGIGRQVHYVADHAGLRANVHTNEPAVVRNAPLAAGIVSDGLLARGVAATVPSYNPALGYDYGLNPYGLAYNRFGLGYGYGSALGYTGLLGSYGNLYA; from the exons ATGTTTCTTTTAACTGTATTAGCTTGCATTTCTCTCAGCCAGGCCAGTCAACTCCTCTACAAT GCTTATCCTTATGCTCGTCCTTATCAAGCCGGATACTACGTCAGGGAACCTCATCGTCACGAACACGTCGAAGTAGCTCGAGACCACGGAGGTGCAGTTGCAGGTCGCTACGGTTACCTCGATGCCAGTGGAATTGGACGACAAGTCCATTACGTCGCTGACCACGCCGGACTTAGGGCTAATGTACACACCAATGAACCAGCAGTCGTCCGCAACGCACCACTCGCTGCTGGTATTGTCTCTGACGGTCTTCTTGCTCGTGGTGTAGCTGCTACAGTTCCTTCCTATAATCCAGCCCTCGGTTACGATTATGGATTGAATCCATATGGTTTGGCATACAACAGATTTGGTCTTGGATATGGCTATGGAAGTGCTTTGGGATACACTGGTCTTTTGGGCAGTTACGGAAATCTCTATGCTTAA
- the LOC129985302 gene encoding adult-specific rigid cuticular protein 15.7-like, with translation MFLLTVLACISLSQASLLYNAYPYARPYQAGYYVREPHRHEHVEVARDHGGAVAGRYGYLDASGIGRQVHYVADHAGLRANVHTNEPAIVRNAPLAAGIVSDGLLARGVAATVPAYNPALGYDYGLNPYGLAYNRFGLGYGYGSALGYTGLLGSYGSLYA, from the exons atgttTCTTTTAACTGTATTAGCTTGCATTTCTCTCAGCCAGGCCAGTCTCCTCTACAAT GCTTATCCTTACGCTCGTCCTTATCAAGCCGGATACTACGTCAGGGAGCCTCATCGTCACGAGCACGTCGAAGTAGCTCGAGACCACGGAGGTGCAGTTGCAGGTCGATACGGTTACCTCGACGCCAGTGGAATTGGACGACAAGTCCATTACGTCGCTGACCATGCCGGACTTAGGGCTAATGTACACACCAATGAACCAGCAATTGTCCGCAACGCACCACTCGCTGCTGGTATTGTCTCTGATGGTCTTCTTGCTCGTGGTGTAGCTGCTACAGTTCCTGCCTATAATCCAGCCCTCGGTTACGATTATGGATTGAATCCATATGGTTTGGCATACAACAGATTTGGTCTTGGATATGGCTATGGAAGTGCTTTGGGATACACTGGTCTTTTGGGCAGTTACGGAAGTCTCTATGCTTAA